In Streptomyces canus, one DNA window encodes the following:
- a CDS encoding penicillin acylase family protein, whose amino-acid sequence MSIEIYRDAWGIPHLRAGSARELARAQGRVTARDRAWQLEVERHRAQGTSAAFLGAGALSWDTLARRARLDDTARRCFRALERRDPETADWVRAYVDGVNEELPGTRAPEFARVGLTPGRWEPWTPLGVWLATHILFAGFPAKLWRDEALRHLGPDAVGLFAADGPGTSGSNGWLVAGARTTTGQAVLAGDPHRYIEEPGVYQQIRLSCPEFDVLGLAVPGVPGIAHFGHTGTVAWSITNAMADYQDLYRERLRRTGAGVEALGSDGVWHRATRHTETVEVAGEGPVEIEVIETGRGPVIAGGPEGLDGGAPEQERPGFPGVPVALSLRYPPRVTEDLGFSALLPLLRARRTADVDRAFDLWAEPVNVVQAADTEGGLLHRVAGRVPVRAEANRLHPVPAWEPGHDWQGRHDSPRAALTDGIAVMANQRGPAAPLGVEFAPPHRADRITALLQEKERWSSADMPRIHMDTHLASAQPLLDHLEALDGLSPEAVTARETILRWDRRMAASSREAALYAAVRSAVVRRLAAHPAFAALTAPPAYPDVLLPWLGLVPRIAFALEHLLRAEDLYGIDRAGIVRAAVEEVAAEPPRGTWGDTHRLAPWRALPDDEWQAAALSGDHDCVLCTSAVPGLTDLAARGPAARYVWDLARREDSLWVVPLGASGVPGSPHHRDQLPLWLRGDLVPVGTDWQQLKKED is encoded by the coding sequence GTGAGCATCGAGATCTACCGCGACGCCTGGGGGATTCCCCATCTCCGCGCGGGCAGCGCGCGTGAACTCGCCCGCGCCCAGGGCCGGGTCACCGCCCGCGACCGTGCCTGGCAGCTGGAGGTCGAACGGCATCGCGCCCAGGGCACCTCGGCCGCCTTCCTCGGCGCCGGGGCCCTGTCCTGGGACACCCTCGCGCGACGGGCCCGCCTGGACGACACGGCGAGACGCTGCTTCCGAGCGCTGGAGAGACGGGACCCGGAGACGGCCGACTGGGTGCGGGCGTACGTCGACGGCGTGAACGAGGAGCTGCCGGGCACGCGGGCCCCGGAGTTCGCCCGCGTCGGCCTCACCCCCGGGCGCTGGGAGCCCTGGACCCCGCTCGGCGTCTGGCTCGCCACCCACATCCTGTTCGCCGGCTTCCCGGCCAAGCTCTGGCGGGACGAGGCGCTACGGCACCTGGGCCCGGACGCGGTCGGCCTGTTCGCCGCCGACGGCCCGGGCACCTCCGGCAGCAACGGCTGGCTGGTCGCCGGCGCCCGCACCACCACCGGCCAGGCCGTCCTCGCCGGCGACCCGCACCGCTACATCGAGGAACCCGGCGTCTACCAGCAGATCCGGCTCTCCTGCCCCGAGTTCGACGTCCTCGGCCTCGCCGTCCCCGGCGTCCCCGGCATCGCCCACTTCGGCCACACCGGCACGGTCGCCTGGTCCATCACCAACGCCATGGCCGACTACCAGGACCTGTACCGGGAGCGACTGCGCCGCACGGGGGCCGGGGTGGAGGCCCTCGGCTCGGACGGCGTCTGGCACCGTGCCACCCGCCACACCGAGACGGTCGAGGTGGCGGGCGAGGGGCCGGTCGAGATCGAGGTGATCGAGACCGGGCGGGGGCCGGTGATCGCGGGCGGTCCGGAAGGGCTGGACGGGGGAGCGCCGGAGCAGGAGCGGCCGGGTTTCCCGGGTGTGCCCGTGGCCCTCTCCCTCCGCTACCCGCCCCGGGTCACCGAGGACCTCGGTTTCAGCGCCCTGCTCCCTCTCCTCCGGGCCCGCCGTACCGCCGACGTGGACCGGGCGTTCGACCTGTGGGCCGAGCCCGTCAACGTCGTCCAGGCCGCCGACACCGAGGGCGGGCTGCTGCACCGGGTCGCCGGAAGGGTCCCCGTGCGCGCGGAGGCCAACCGGCTGCACCCCGTCCCCGCCTGGGAGCCCGGCCACGACTGGCAGGGCCGGCACGACTCTCCCCGCGCCGCTCTCACCGACGGCATCGCCGTGATGGCCAACCAGCGCGGCCCCGCCGCCCCGCTCGGCGTCGAGTTCGCCCCGCCCCACCGGGCCGACCGCATCACCGCCCTGCTGCAGGAGAAGGAGCGGTGGTCGTCCGCCGACATGCCCCGGATCCACATGGACACCCATCTCGCCTCGGCGCAGCCCCTGTTGGATCACCTCGAGGCCCTGGACGGACTGAGCCCCGAGGCCGTGACCGCGAGGGAAACGATCCTTCGCTGGGATCGCCGCATGGCCGCGAGCAGCCGGGAGGCCGCCCTCTACGCCGCCGTCCGCAGCGCGGTCGTCCGACGGCTCGCCGCCCACCCCGCGTTCGCGGCCCTGACCGCCCCGCCCGCCTACCCGGACGTCCTGCTCCCCTGGCTCGGCCTCGTCCCCCGTATCGCCTTCGCGCTCGAACACCTCCTGCGCGCCGAGGACTTGTACGGCATCGACCGCGCCGGGATCGTGCGGGCCGCCGTGGAGGAAGTGGCCGCCGAGCCGCCGCGGGGCACCTGGGGCGACACCCATCGCCTCGCCCCCTGGCGGGCGCTCCCCGACGACGAGTGGCAGGCCGCCGCCCTCTCCGGCGACCACGACTGCGTCCTGTGCACCTCCGCGGTCCCCGGACTCACCGACCTCGCCGCCCGTGGCCCGGCCGCCCGTTACGTCTGGGACCTGGCCCGCCGCGAGGACAGTCTCTGGGTGGTCCCGCTGGGCGCCTCCGGGGTGCCCGGCTCACCCCACCACCGCGACCAACTGCCCTTGTGGCTCAGGGGAGATCTCGTCCCCGTCGGCACCGACTGGCAGCAGCTGAAGAAGGAAGACTGA